In a single window of the Sorangium aterium genome:
- a CDS encoding HIT family protein, whose translation MPSRPCVFCSIARGETPAHVVLDEPEVLAFLDHRPLFPGHCLLIPRAHHEVLTDIPASLVGPLFATAQRLACAVESACSADGSFVAINNRVSQSVPHVHIHVVPRRQRDGLKGFFWPRYKYAGEHEMRAFRDAIVTALTAG comes from the coding sequence ATGCCGTCCCGCCCCTGCGTGTTCTGCAGCATCGCCCGGGGCGAAACGCCGGCCCACGTCGTGCTCGACGAGCCGGAGGTCCTGGCGTTCCTGGATCACCGCCCGCTCTTCCCCGGCCACTGCCTGCTCATCCCGCGCGCCCATCACGAGGTGCTCACCGATATTCCGGCGTCGCTCGTCGGTCCGCTCTTCGCGACCGCCCAGCGCCTCGCGTGCGCCGTCGAGTCCGCATGCTCCGCAGACGGCTCCTTCGTCGCCATCAACAACCGCGTCAGTCAGAGCGTCCCCCACGTGCACATCCACGTGGTCCCGCGCCGTCAGCGGGACGGTCTCAAGGGCTTCTTCTGGCCTCGTTATAAATATGCGGGTGAGCACGAGATGCGCGCCTTCCGCGACGCCATCGTGACGGCATTGACGGCGGGTTGA
- a CDS encoding AI-2E family transporter: MSEGPSRRTVFLTVSAVLTAALLIVSHAVLLPFVLALVVAYVLTPAVLRLERARVPRWAAILVVYALVLSGIAGFFALSVPRLIAEGKALTAEAPRLAARLREEYLPALDARLNRWSGREPEAPPPANAPAQEPDQAARPPDSSAAPAGGEESAERPPIRILPGPDGSFDVQIADDVEVRETRDGVWQIAQARPRHRGLSSANMLQEGYEKGATYLKENSLAVLRIGQAIATAISRGIFNLFMTLMLAGYIILTHEKILRFFRELWHPTSRDSFDRFLRRLDRGLSGVVRGQLLICLVNGVLSAIGFWLFDLKYWPILSVLAAVMSLIPIFGSILSSVPAVLIGLTQSFGTAAGVLAWIVGIHQLEANFLNPKIIGDSAKIHPVLVVLSLLVGEHFFQITGALFAVPCLSLAQTIFLHFRESTLGLADPTATIPPQRGVPIIAPTIEPLPPLRGFESARPASTPVPAAEPEGEPSARSSDPDRAAS, translated from the coding sequence GTGAGCGAAGGCCCCTCGCGGCGCACCGTGTTCCTGACGGTCAGCGCCGTCCTCACGGCGGCGCTGCTCATCGTCTCCCACGCGGTGCTGCTCCCGTTCGTGCTCGCGCTCGTGGTCGCCTACGTGCTCACGCCGGCGGTCCTCCGGCTCGAGCGCGCGCGCGTCCCGCGGTGGGCGGCGATCCTCGTCGTCTACGCGCTCGTGCTCTCCGGGATCGCGGGCTTCTTCGCCCTCAGCGTCCCGCGCCTCATCGCCGAGGGGAAGGCGCTCACCGCCGAGGCCCCGCGCCTCGCCGCGCGCCTCCGCGAGGAGTACCTGCCCGCGCTCGACGCGCGGCTCAACCGCTGGTCGGGCCGCGAGCCCGAGGCGCCGCCGCCGGCGAACGCGCCCGCCCAGGAGCCCGATCAGGCCGCGCGGCCGCCCGACTCCAGCGCGGCCCCTGCTGGAGGAGAGGAGAGCGCCGAGCGCCCGCCGATCCGCATCTTGCCCGGGCCGGACGGCTCATTCGACGTGCAGATCGCCGACGACGTCGAGGTCCGCGAGACGCGCGACGGCGTCTGGCAGATCGCGCAGGCGCGCCCGAGGCACCGCGGGCTCTCCAGCGCGAACATGCTCCAGGAGGGCTACGAGAAGGGTGCCACCTACCTGAAGGAGAACTCGCTCGCGGTCCTCCGGATCGGGCAGGCCATCGCGACGGCCATCTCGCGCGGCATCTTCAACCTCTTCATGACGTTGATGCTCGCCGGCTACATCATCCTGACGCACGAGAAGATCCTGCGCTTCTTCCGCGAGCTCTGGCACCCGACCTCGCGCGACTCGTTCGATCGGTTCCTGCGCCGGCTCGACCGGGGGCTCTCCGGCGTCGTCCGCGGGCAGCTCCTGATCTGCCTCGTCAACGGCGTCCTCTCCGCGATCGGCTTCTGGCTCTTCGACCTCAAGTACTGGCCGATCCTCTCCGTCCTCGCGGCGGTGATGTCGCTGATCCCGATCTTCGGCTCGATCCTGAGCTCGGTCCCGGCGGTCCTCATCGGCCTCACGCAGTCGTTCGGCACGGCGGCCGGCGTGCTCGCGTGGATCGTGGGCATCCACCAGCTCGAGGCGAACTTCCTGAACCCGAAGATCATCGGCGACTCGGCGAAGATCCACCCGGTCCTCGTGGTGCTCTCGCTGCTCGTCGGCGAGCACTTTTTCCAGATCACCGGCGCGCTCTTCGCGGTCCCCTGCCTCTCGCTCGCGCAGACGATCTTCCTCCACTTCCGCGAGTCGACGCTGGGCCTCGCCGATCCGACGGCCACGATCCCGCCGCAGCGCGGCGTCCCGATCATCGCCCCCACGATCGAGCCGCTCCCGCCGCTGCGCGGCTTCGAATCCGCCCGCCCGGCCTCCACGCCCGTCCCCGCCGCCGAGCCCGAGGGCGAGCCCAGCGCCCGCAGCAGCGACCCCGACAGGGCCGCGAGCTAG
- a CDS encoding HIT family protein: MGNPLWAPWRIDYILAPKGQADCIFCGIPRASEHEQRDRLVVATTRRAFVMLNRYPFASGHLLIVPHAHVASLDALEPADHEALFRLVRESTTRLRAALKCEGMNVGINLGTAAGAGIAEHLHVHIVPRWPGDTNFMPVLADVRVVPQALEATRDHLLGFFADLPASLVDEGTHGRAARGEAL; this comes from the coding sequence ATGGGCAACCCCCTGTGGGCGCCCTGGCGCATCGATTACATCCTTGCGCCGAAGGGCCAGGCCGACTGCATCTTCTGCGGCATTCCCCGCGCATCCGAGCATGAACAGCGCGACCGGCTGGTCGTGGCGACGACCCGCCGCGCGTTCGTCATGCTCAACCGCTACCCGTTCGCGTCGGGCCACCTCCTCATCGTCCCGCACGCGCACGTCGCCTCGCTCGACGCGCTCGAGCCAGCCGATCACGAGGCCCTCTTCCGCCTCGTGCGCGAGTCGACGACCCGCCTGCGCGCCGCGCTCAAGTGCGAGGGCATGAACGTCGGGATCAACCTGGGCACCGCGGCGGGCGCCGGGATCGCCGAGCACCTGCACGTCCACATCGTCCCGCGCTGGCCCGGCGACACCAACTTCATGCCGGTGCTCGCCGACGTCCGCGTCGTCCCGCAGGCGCTCGAGGCGACGCGTGACCACCTGCTCGGCTTCTTCGCCGACCTCCCCGCGTCGCTCGTCGACGAGGGCACCCACGGCCGGGCCGCGCGCGGCGAGGCGCTGTGA
- a CDS encoding carbonic anhydrase: MQKLADGLHKFHAEVCGTHQDLFRHLARGQRPEALFITCSDSRINPNLITQTQPGDIFIVRNVGNIVPPYGASNGSEAAAIEFAAAHLGVKHIIVCGHTLCGAMRGLLDPSGLDELPAVKSWLQHAELTRRLVQENYPHIEGEDRLTITVEENVLAQIENLRTHPTIRARLARGELSLYAWVFKIETGQVFQFEASTGQFGPIGDAAPPSALPETAVYRRAI, translated from the coding sequence ATGCAGAAGCTCGCTGACGGGTTGCACAAGTTCCATGCCGAGGTGTGCGGTACACATCAGGACCTCTTCCGCCACCTGGCGAGGGGTCAGCGGCCCGAGGCGCTGTTCATCACGTGCTCGGACAGCCGCATCAACCCGAACCTCATCACGCAGACCCAGCCTGGCGACATCTTCATCGTGCGCAACGTCGGCAACATCGTGCCGCCGTACGGCGCCAGCAACGGCAGCGAGGCCGCCGCGATCGAGTTCGCGGCCGCGCACCTCGGGGTCAAGCACATCATCGTCTGCGGTCACACGCTCTGCGGCGCGATGCGCGGGCTGCTCGATCCCTCGGGCCTCGACGAGCTGCCGGCGGTCAAATCGTGGCTCCAGCACGCGGAGCTGACGCGCCGCCTGGTGCAGGAGAACTACCCGCACATCGAGGGGGAGGATCGGCTGACGATCACGGTGGAGGAGAACGTGCTCGCCCAGATCGAGAACCTCCGGACGCACCCGACGATCCGCGCGCGGCTCGCGCGCGGCGAGCTCTCTCTCTACGCCTGGGTCTTCAAGATCGAGACCGGACAGGTCTTTCAATTCGAGGCTTCGACCGGCCAGTTCGGGCCGATCGGTGACGCGGCGCCCCCGTCGGCGCTGCCGGAGACAGCGGTCTACCGGCGGGCCATCTGA